From Candidatus Dependentiae bacterium, a single genomic window includes:
- a CDS encoding Rne/Rng family ribonuclease: MKKIIINQSPWETRIAIVRENKLENLFFGKSTAIELERAFFKGRVSKILPGIQTAFVDIGEERAGFLHISEIDHDLAIGRIMGTDVVEEIKDGEEEVKPRVSSEKMDIAKILTEGEDLLVQVSKEPVDEKGAKLKTCFTLPGRFIVLTPNIPRIGVSKKIEDRAERVRLKEIISKHLPSGMGAVIRTSAEGKSEGEIQKDLSFLTSDWANILSSYASAATKTKIYQDVDVSLQVVRDHLDNDIEEIITDSKENQDQIYAYLSKVAPESRFKVKLYEGTGNLFDRYDIDRQIQLALEKKVSLKSGGSIIIETTEALTVIDVNTGRFIGKGNLEDTISKTNLEAAREVVLQLKLRNIGGLIVIDFIDMANAKNKLKLVSYFEQTLKELDKFQAVVLQVSEFGIVQMTRKRSGKTLMRQLTNVCHCCMGLGRLPSVRAESYEILRKLKVEIQSKYVKKNICFEVNGPVFDFISSIEFNSILQLEKDFSCMITLMSNDYIARHDFGIKEK; the protein is encoded by the coding sequence TGAAAAAAATTATAATAAATCAAAGTCCCTGGGAAACCAGAATTGCCATTGTTCGCGAAAATAAATTAGAAAATTTATTTTTTGGCAAAAGCACAGCCATAGAGCTTGAGCGAGCATTCTTTAAAGGAAGAGTTTCAAAAATACTTCCTGGAATACAAACAGCTTTCGTTGATATCGGCGAAGAAAGAGCGGGTTTTCTACATATATCAGAAATTGATCATGATCTTGCTATCGGTCGCATCATGGGAACTGATGTGGTAGAAGAAATTAAGGATGGAGAAGAAGAGGTTAAGCCTCGCGTATCATCTGAAAAAATGGATATTGCAAAAATCTTGACAGAAGGCGAAGACCTTTTAGTTCAAGTTAGCAAAGAACCTGTAGATGAAAAAGGCGCAAAATTAAAAACTTGTTTTACTTTGCCTGGACGGTTCATTGTTCTTACTCCAAATATCCCACGCATTGGCGTTTCAAAAAAAATTGAAGACCGCGCAGAGCGAGTTCGATTAAAAGAGATTATTTCAAAACATTTGCCATCTGGTATGGGCGCTGTTATTCGTACTTCTGCAGAAGGAAAAAGCGAAGGCGAGATTCAAAAAGATCTTTCGTTTTTAACTTCTGACTGGGCAAATATTTTATCAAGCTATGCAAGCGCTGCCACAAAAACAAAAATCTATCAAGATGTAGACGTTTCTTTGCAAGTTGTTCGAGATCATTTAGATAATGACATTGAAGAAATTATCACCGACAGTAAAGAAAACCAGGACCAAATTTATGCATATTTAAGCAAAGTTGCTCCCGAGTCTAGATTTAAAGTAAAGCTCTATGAAGGTACGGGTAATTTGTTTGATCGATATGATATCGATAGACAAATTCAGTTAGCGTTAGAAAAAAAAGTATCACTCAAATCTGGCGGCTCAATTATTATTGAAACAACAGAAGCTTTAACTGTAATTGATGTAAATACTGGACGATTTATAGGCAAAGGCAACTTAGAAGATACAATTTCTAAGACTAATCTGGAAGCTGCAAGAGAAGTCGTTTTGCAACTAAAATTGCGAAACATTGGTGGACTTATCGTTATTGATTTTATCGATATGGCAAACGCTAAAAATAAATTAAAATTAGTTTCCTATTTTGAACAAACCTTAAAAGAGCTTGATAAATTTCAGGCTGTTGTTTTGCAGGTTTCAGAATTTGGAATTGTACAAATGACTAGAAAGCGCTCAGGCAAAACACTCATGCGTCAGTTAACAAATGTGTGTCATTGTTGCATGGGGCTTGGACGATTACCTTCTGTTCGAGCAGAAAGTTATGAGATTTTAAGAAAGTTAAAAGTTGAAATTCAGTCAAAATATGTAAAGAAAAATATATGTTTTGAGGTTAATGGTCCAGTTTTTGATTTTATATCAAGCATAGAATTTAATTCTATTTTGCAGCTTGAAAAAGATTTTAGCTGCATGATTACATTGATGAGCAATGATTATATTGCCAGACATGATTTTGGCATTAAAGAAAAATAA